The genomic stretch TCCAAATCATGAATTTGTGACAATTATaaattctttatatttttttatcatattattCAAAAGTTTTCATCGTTTAAAATCCATACtgattatttccttctttttttttttatttctattttttctaaatatGTTATTGACCTTGATCAATTCCGAATTTTTCAATGTCAGGGACATGACCCAAACCCatccatccccatccccatgaTAGGCATGTAGAAACTGCATTAACTTCCTATAACCAATAATTCAGATACTTAGAGGTATGGAGAACCCTAGCCAACAATCCACAAATGACAGGCTGTCCTCAAATATATGATAcactttttgaatttttttgaaatttgtaGATGCATAGAGGGTGAGATAAGGGATCTTTATGTTGGATTTTGATAATTCGTTTTAATCTATGTTTATTGGCCTGTTGGGTTTCTCTCACCTGTCACCTGTGCAGCATTAATTTCTCAACCATTTGCATTGGAGAGTCTTCCCCAACAAGGAAGTCTTGTGTTTGATGCAGCAACGAGTAGTATATGCCATTCcgttttgaagtgtcagagccgatttcaatttggccaactctggttcaaatggaattagacatggatgcatcgggccggcctaggttcagattcacctaggaacttcttctctttccagattttttgtttttggtggagttgggtagttgcgtaattctgctgatggcaatgccgaaggtggagtttctgcttctccctctcttcttagtgtgagtgttgggtatttctcccttcctcatctgatgtactatatttcttttttcttctttctttttaatatacatgactttttagcgaaaaaaagagTAGTATATGCCATTCCGTTTGGACTAGTGCGACAGCAACATTTTGGACCTTTGGATAAAGGAGCAACTAGACTACAAAGAGTGGTGATTGGACACCCGAACCAATCACATAAGGGGGAATGGGCATCTAGATCATTTATGACAATACATGGGGTAGGTACGCAGCATTGCAGAGGATACCATGGATACCCCTAGATAGGGTTATATGTTGATGAGGTCAGGGAATACGTCTCATGATATTGTCTGCTGTTTTCAAAGGATATGTCTCATGATATTGTTCACTCTGGGCTGCCTGCGGATgctaatttaaagtcatcctcACAATTTTAAAAAGTCGCATGAGGTATATGGACCACAATCTTTTCTTCACTcatcgatgtgggactatccTAGTCGTCTTGTGTCTAGCTTTTACCCACAACATATACCAAGGGAGTTGCATTGGTTAGGTAAGCATTATTGAGGAGGGCACCAAGGATACCCCAAGATAAGGATATATACCAAGGGATGGGAAAGCATCAATATCCGAATTCATATCAGTCCTAGTATATCCATTGTGTTGTCCAAATTTAATTCAATAATCGCAGAAAGGGATGGAGGAAGTGCAGGTTGAGATTGAAATAAATGGGATGAATGACCAGATTTTTGCCAGAGAAGCGGATGCAAAAACCAGGTTGCTGAAAGCAATGGAGAACCATGAAAAGCTCTAGGCTGAAAAGGCTAGAATGAGATGGCGAACCCAAGGAGATAGAtgctcaaaatttttccatgttAGTGCAAAAATTAGAAGGTTGAAAAACTCTATTCACACTTTGAAAAAGGAAGACGGGCAAATTATTTCCGACAAGAGCCAATTGGAAGATTATGTTAGTGGGTTTTATGAGAATTTTCTTAAGGATTCAGAAACTTCTGAGCACCTGGAGTTGTTAGATTGCATCCCAAAGGTGCTCGATGACCATGATAGATGGAGGCTGGATGTCTTACCGAGCAATGCAGAAATTAAAGAGGCGGTTTGGGAGCTTGATCCTGAGAGTGCTCCAGGCCCAGATGGTTTCCCAGGTAAATTCTATAGATCTTGCTGGGAAATTATTAATTTAGATGTTTGCAATGCAGTTCGAAGTTTCTTCAGTAAAGGTAGAATGCCTAATGGTATTAATACTATCTTCCTAGTATTAATTCCAAAAGTGGAAGGGGCAATGAGCTTGGATAAATTTAGACCATTATGTTTGGGgaatttcttttgcaaaattATCTCTAAGATAATGGCGACtagattatcaggggttttgcATCGGCTAATTTCAGAAGAGCAGGGTGCTTTccagaaggggaaaataattCATTCAAATATCTCAGTGGTGTCTGAGCTAACAAATTTATTGTTTTCGACGGCTAGAGGAGgtggaatgggtttgaaaatagATATCCAAAAGGCTTATGACACAATGTCTTGGagatttatttttcaagttctAAGGAAATTTGGATTCTCAGAGAGGTGGGTATTGTGGGTGCAGCAGATGCTGGGTTCTACCAAAATTTCAGTTCTTCTTAATGGTGGTCCAATAGGGTATTTCGGGGTGGAGAggggtttgagacaaggggatccCCTATCCCCCATGCTATTTATTCTAGCTGAAGAGGTGCTATGCAGAGGTCTCCAAAAGCTTGTAGTAGAGAAAAAGTTCAAGGCGCTTAATGGCCCTCGAGGGGTGACGACTCCAGCTCACAGTCTCTTCGCAGATGACATTTTCATATTTGGGAACGCCTCTCTCAGGTATGTtcgtcatttaaaaaattttcttgtgaAATATCAGGAGTTTGCTGGCCAGTGCATTAACCTAGAAAAAAGTAAGATTTTTCTAGGCCATATTTCTCCCCAGCGCAAGCAGGCCATTGTTGAGGAAATGGGTATTCCCCTATGTTCTTTTCCTACCAGATATCTGGGTGTATCAATTTTTAAGGGCAGGGTTAAGAAAGAATCAATTTTGCCTATTCTAGACAGGGCAAAGGATCGATTAGAGGGCTGGGAGGGAAGACTTTTATCGATGGCAGGAAGGGTGGAATTAGTGCATTCTGTGATTCTTAGCATTCCAACTCACAGTTTTGCGgtctactggtggccaaattcTCTCATTAATACTCTTGaaagatggatgaggaattttgtCTGGACAGGGGAAGTCgacaatgcaaaaaaaattgtggttaATTGGGACCAATGCTGtaagcctaaggaggaagggggtctTGGATTGAGGAGATTGAGGGATATAAACAAGACAATGCTATGCAAATCTGCCTGGAGAATTAAGACTGAAGAGTCTATGGCGAGCTCTTTTCTGGGGGCTAGATTCCTTGATAGGGAGGGTATCCCTAAGAAAGGATTCAGAAAATCCTCTATTTGGCCAGGTCTGAGGAAAATATGGGATTACATATCTTCTAAAGAGAGATGGGTGGTgggagatggaaaaaaaataaatttctggaaGCATACCTGGGTAGGGCAAGGTGCCATTAAAGAGAGTGATATGCTGGAAGGTATTGATATATCTGTTTTGGATGGGAATGTTAGCAGATTCATTGTGAATTTCAACTAGAATTTTCCTCAGATGAACTCTAATTTTATGAGGAACATAATAAACGAGGTGAAGAAAATTAACATTCCTACTTATAAATGTGAAGATAGGAGGATCTGGTCCCTTTCTCATGATGGGGAGTTTTGCTTCAAATCCACTTGGGAGGATATAAGGGTGAAGAAATCAACAGTTTCCTGGGCTTCTATCATATGGAGTAAAAAGCAGCAGCCTCGGGTTTCCACTTTAGCATGGAGGGTGATTAATGGAAAGGTCCCTACTGATGATGTGGTAAAAAAGAAAGCGATCCCACTGGTGTCTAGATGTGTCctttgtaattcaaatgaggAAGTTTTAGAGCATCTATTTATAAGATGCCCTTTCTCTACGGAGATTTGGAGGCTTCTTTGTGATGCTTTCAATGTGCTTTGGGGCAGCCAGGGCTCTCTGCTTGACCTTGctcaatggtggaagagaaagttGAAAATGGTTTGCTGCAAGGAGGCGTGGAATATGAGCTTTGCTATTGTGTTGGATCATttatggagggagagaaatgcaaggctttttgaaaataaatattggTCAAGCAAGTATGTACTAATGATGGTTCTTGAGGACATATGACGAAACAAGCCAAGATCTGGAGGCGAGATTAAATCCATAGGAGATTTGCAGTGCAGTAGGCGCCTAGGGATTCATATTCAGGGAGTGGGGAACAGAGAAATTTTGGAGGTCTTCTGGTGTAAACCTCCAATGTTCTGGATAAAATTAAACTTTGATGGCAGCTCTATGGGAAATCTAGGGCGGGCTGGAGCGGGAGGTATATTTCGGGACCATCAGGGCAGGGTCATGGGctcttataaaaaatatatgggtatTACTGGAGTATTTGAAGCGGAGGTGGAGGGTCTGATGGAGGGGTTGCTGCGTGCAAAGGCCATGAACATCACTTGTTTATGGGTGGAGTCAGACTCTAGCTCGGTTGTGCTAGCGATTCAGCAAAGGAAAATTCCATGGTATGCTCTCCAACGATGGATGTATCTTAAGCCGTTCCTTGACAGTATCAGCTGGAAGATATCTCATAACTTCAGGGAAGGGAACTCTATAGCTGATTACTTGGCCAGAGACGCAGCAAAGACAGGGATTTCGGGTGATAATGTGGTGCTTCCCTCCCATATTTGTGATCTCTTGCAAAGGGATTCAGATGGGAGGCCTCATTTTCGGTTTAATTAGAGCTTCTTTAtcctcctgctgatggccatgccgaaggtgggagggtAGAGTTAGTgaggattttttgttttgaatatGTTTTATTGTAtggcttttattttcttttctctgatcttttaatgaaataatcttttagcaaaacaaaaaaaaattcaacaatcGAAAAATATTTCATCTGATTCATATTTGTAGCCCCTATGGGTCAACATAAATGTGAAACACAACTGGCATCCAACGCTGAATCACATATTTAAAATATACCGTGGaagttattttttttcctatgctTCTATGTAGTTACTCCACTAAGTTGGCTTAAGCCAATAAAATTGATCCAATTCAAAATATATGGTGGAGGTCATTTTTTGTGTGTGGTTATATTTAGTTACTCTATTAAGTTGGCCGCATgtgtatgaccgaatggccacATTTTGTTTGGTTGAGGCTTTAGGCTGTACGCATGAAGAATATCAGTAAAAtttctttctatcaaaaaaaaaaaaaagttggcaGCATCCAACAGTATTGATCCAACCTTATAACCATTAGTCATGAAATTAACCTACAGCCCCTTTCTCTATTAAATTAAACTTCTTTCTACTTTATCTTTTCACTTAAAATTCAAATCGAGAGTCAATCTAAAATGAAACACTACTTTCAAGGATAGATTGAATTCAAAAAAATTGGTTGAAATAGAACATCAAACCCCCAACTAAatgtatataaaaaatattcaattttttatctttttccttatttatttttattttcaggatAAATATAGCATATTCTTAAAAATAAACCATAGATTTATGCATTTAACCatcaatattttttcaaaacaaaaaagagacaaattaaaagaaaatatattttttcttctcttaaataATTGATGAAATACTCTCCGTGAATAATCTATATGTTCTCTCCCTCGCATGGATCTTATATGAATttttaaactcttttttttttttgctaaaaggtgaTTTTATTGAAAGAGAAGgaagcaaaacaaagagaaatacaaaagggcaggccgatcccactaAGCCCACTTGcgacctccaccttcggcatggccatcagtagaggGAGCAAGCAGAGGGCTTAGCCGaatcgaaaacggtgcctgtccaaTGCATCTGAAGCTAACTCAGCAACTACATGGCTCGGGAACTCCACCGAGAATTCTGAAAtacaagatttagatgctttcctagcTTGGAAATCagccactacattagcttcaTGAAAACAGTGtgtgatcttccattgcaccgACTCCAAAAAGGGAATGGAAAatctccatttctgcagggcgaaccatggaatctcccttctctggACTGCTGAGAGCACCGACGCTGAGTCagactcaatccaaacacccctagcattATGGTGTCTAGCTAGCAGAATACCCTCCAAAACcgcctcaaattcagcttcatatatttgtttgactcccataaaaatgctaaaagagtcgattACCTTGCCTGCATTGTCCCTTAAGACTCCACCAGCACCTGCATTGCCTGGATTACCAAGTGAGCTACCGTCCacgttgatcttcatccacgccctGGGAGGCTTACACCAATGGACctcaagaggggaaggggaagtaGGATTTCTGATacttaaacctatcttcctACAGGTCATCAAGTCCGAAATCGAACAAACTTCTTCACTTGACCCATCACAGCA from Macadamia integrifolia cultivar HAES 741 chromosome 14, SCU_Mint_v3, whole genome shotgun sequence encodes the following:
- the LOC122060747 gene encoding ribonuclease H-like, whose protein sequence is MKINVDGSSLGNPGNAGAGGVLRDNAAEFEAVLEGILLARHHNARGVWIESDSASVLSAVQRREIPWFALQKWRFSIPFLESVQWKITHCFHEANVVADFQARKASKSCISEFSVEFPSHVVAELASDALDRHRFRFG